The window CCGTCGTCTCTACTGAATACAGATAAACTACACATCTATGCAAATTAGTGACAGTACAAGAGAGTATGACAGACCTGGGTCGGGAAGTAACGAATTACATTAGCAGTATTTCCTCTCCACAAAGACAAAACGCCTTCGTCTTTAATAGTTCTAGAGAAACAATTTCCAATACCCTTGTATGGTTTAGAAAGACGGCCAGCTTTGAGCATCTCATCTTGGTTTTGGATTAAAAGCTTGACACGCTCGATTGGAGCAGCTGCAGTTTTGGAAACAGCAGCTGAGACTCCCCCCATAAGAAAATCAGTGGCAAATCCAGTCAACCCTTTCTCTGCTGGAGCTTGAACAAAATCCGGCCGAGAAACATTTGTTGTTTTAGCAACAATTGATTGAGATGCTGGAAACTGAAAGGCTGAATTTGAATAATTGTCATATGGAAATTGTTTCTGACTTGCAATTGGTCTTTGAAAGGCACCATAACAACTTTTGTTCTGATGATCAGCCATTATATGTTTGATATATCTTTAAGTAGCAACGTGCGTGACTATACAATCAAGCTACCTAGATAAACATGCGACGATTTTAATCACTTAATCACATAAAATATATGACCAAACGAACTAtagatacatatagatatatacatatatatataatatacatacaaaaaaaatcCGAAAGATAAGGAAAGGAAACTCAGCAAAGGTTTACTGATCAGTGTATGGAGATGACCGTAATACATAcagttaaaaatgaaatatatacgcatataaatatagatatacataagAGAGTTGACAGAGTTTCAAGGCGATATACATGAAGCAGCAGGAACATACGCTAAAATGAAGCGTGTGGGAGGTTCTAGAGGAGCTTTGTCATATGGAAGTCAAATTTATACTACTAATCGTATTCAATCAAATCCCTTTTTCTTAACGTTAAGTATCAACGTAGTTTGACAACATATAAAGAGGCAATACtataattaatgatgattatcGTAAGTCTTGAGGATTCCTTCTCAACTAAGTAGTGTATCATTTACATTTATGAAACGAGTTGGTTGTTTATAAGGATTAATGACGGgcttaataaaaataacaataatgctATAGAAAGACCAAACTCTGCAAAGAGGTTTTCACCAGAccttttgaaaatttaatagCTACAAAATAACATTTCAGAGCCACATTCCAATAATCCCCTCCTAAAGTTCaattattcaaaaatatttcatCACCGTCTTATCGGCTAAAAAGGTGgcttaaaatttaattaagctCCACCAGAACCATACTTCTTGCCAAAGACAAGGACCTGAAGCTTGTCATAACCAGCAAGAACACCAGCACCGGCTACAGCACGCAAGATATTCGCCCCTGCACCCTTGAACAACGACCGGGCACCCTCTTTCTTCACAATTTGACTGAATGCATCAAAAGAGCTCTTGTACTTGACAGCTTCACCAGACGTCATCATCATCCTTCTACGCACGGTGTCAATGGGGTATGAGGCAAGACCAGCACCGTTTGTAATCAGCCAACCAAGCCCAAAGCTAGCAAGAAAGTTATCCTGAATACACAAAAACAGATATTCAGTCATGAGAATACTTTTCTGATATTCAATTTAAAGATGAGTTAAGTCCTAAACAAGTTACATAGGTCATTTGACTAAGGAAAAAGACTAAAAAACCACCGAACAGAACAAACATGTTGGAATTGGTTCAGAGCCcttattttaactacaataaGCCAGTGCATGTCAGTCTGTAGTAAACAATGGTTTCAGCCCAAACACGTATTAAACCCCCTATGAATGGACGAGCTATTTGTGAGCCAGGTAAACAAATTCATGCAAATTCATGGAAAAAATAAATGACTAAACTTCGCCTGAACATATTTTGACTAGTTAACGGACCCACATAACCAACCCATCTTGACAACTCAAATCAAAACAATGAGAAGGATCAGCTACTAACCTGCAATGAACCAGTGAGAACAACCGGCTTCAAAGAATCGTACAAGCCAAAGTAAAGACCACGGTACACAATGATACCGACACATGAAATATTAAATCCACGGTAGAGCCCAGCAATACCATCTGTAGCCAATGTCTTCTTGTAGACATCAACTAAGCCATTAAATTGTCTCTCTCCTCCCTTCTTTGCAGCCTTGGCATCGTTTGCTAAGCGAGTTCTAGCATAATCCAAAGAGTATACAAAGAGTAGGGAGGAAGCACCAGCAGCACCACCAGAGGCAAGATTTCCAGCAAACCACTTCCAGTAGCCATCACGATCTTTCTTAAAGTTGAACAAACTCTTGAAGTAGTCCTTGAATGCAAAGTTAAGAGCCTGCAAATTGCATCACGTATACAGAAGATGAATAAATATGTGGATTGTGTTCCATCTCAAATGGGAAAAACATAATATCAGCAATACAGGCAATATGTCAAACTTATTGAAAATCTCCTAAAGTATATACACGAAGGCATATGACATCCTAAATCGTTTTACTTAAAATGCTACTGTATATTATTAGTGAAATCACAATTAACACATAGAAGTAGAGAATAGAACTAAAATTGCTAAAAGGTCAACCGCACCAGGCCCAACTCAATCGTACTAAACATTACCCATTAGCAGCACTAGTCTAACTTGCGGCCCCTACTGTGAAGAGACTTCACATTCATGGAGGATAGTGAGAATACAAATGAGTATGACAGACCTGGGTTGGGAAATAACGAATGACATTGGCAGTGTTTCCTCTCCACAAAGACATAACGCCTTCATCTTTGATTGTTCTAGAGAAACAATTTACAATACCCTTGTATGGCTCAGAAAGACGACCAGCTTTGAGCATCTCATCTTGGTTTTGGATCAAGAGTTTGACACGCTCAATTGGAGCAGCTGCTGTTTTAGAAACAGCTGCTGAAACTCCCCCCATAAGAAAATCAGTGGCAAATCCAGTCAGCCCTTTCTCTGATGGAGCTTGAACAAAAACCGGAGAAACGTTTGTAGCAACCAATGATTGAGATACTGGAAACTGAAAGGCTGCATTTGAATGATTGCCATATGCAAATTGTTTCTGACTAGCAATTGGTCTTTGAAAAGCATCATAACAAGTTTGCTTCTGATCAGCCATTGTGCTCAAAATAAAATCCTACAAATGACGTATTATACAATGAGTCAATGAGTGAAAAAATATACCAACTACAATCTTGTAAGCCACATTATTGCACTACCCATAGAAAACCAATTAGATTCAGGAATTACTTAAATAGCATCTACTAAAAAGAAATTTCCAAAAAATACTCAGTTAATcaaaaaatacattttcaaaCAACTTCACAAACTTCAACCCTATTAAATGCAAAACGATGGATCACAGAACACATACCCAACAACAATCCAGGCATATCATGTAGGTGGATACAGAATTACATATCAAAGATTCAATAAAATAAGATAGTAATGAATAATGCCAATCATAGATAGAAGAAACTCTGGCTTAGGTTCATCAAAACCCTAATATGTTCTTAAATGCAATCTGTCATTTAGCTTTTATGAATATGCAAATTACAAAGAAGAGTTCACATATAAACTGGTTCAATATTTAACAATTATTATCAGTAATTAACTAATTCTGAATTAATCAGCTaactaataataaatcaagaagtctaaaacacaaataaagttTAATAGCCAGTTCAAAAACAATAGTTTTCAACTTAGTACAGACTTTATAAGAACTTAAGTttagtttaaataaaatttggaactcttaaattgcttttataagttgagattaaataaaatttggAACTCACCGATTAAATAAAATTTGGAACTCTTAAATTGCTTTCAAAATGTTCAGATACGAAAGTTACAACTTGGGACCTCTTGTGAGGTCATCAGAATGCCTGACCATTCAGCCAACTTATCTTCTATATCAATTACTCAATCTATATCAATTAATCATGTTCATTTCTCTATAATCGTTCtataaaaacccaaaatatCTGTCTACTTTACTATTAGACGCAAGCCAAAACGATTTTCCAATACCAAAAACACTTAGATATAACTTACTACTTACTAAGTTGATCATGCAACTCCTAACTGAAATTAGTattaaaaagcataaaataaaCAGTGTGTAAACCGCATTGATTTGacgatttgtttaaaaaaaattgcaaaaatTACGTTATTTCATAGAACGTACGATATCAGTTGCTCGTTACAAACTTTtcataacaaaaacaataacataacacaTTTCAGACTCAAATCATAATTTTCAATTTGACCACCTTTTGAACACCACCGCTTACGAAACAATGCAATAACAATCATTTTAAGAGATCTTTGACAAGATATACAATTCCTTTTAATCCACACAGTAACCGTTAACAATCTATACTACAACTTAACAACACATGCATAATAAAAGACTCTgcataattttaactttttttccaaaatttaaaaaaaaaaaaacaaaattaacctaaaaaaaagtcataatgAAAACGAATAAACAAAAACATCCGCAACAAAATTATAGATccaaaacattttttatttatagatcaaaattgtattatatatatttttactataTCGTTAAATAGCAAGGTGACCGTACGATCAGACTACATAAAATGTGACGATAATAATAACGTGAAATAGATGATTAAATGAACTATAgatacacaaaatatatatatagacatacagGAAAATCAGGAAGGATACGGAAAGAAAATTCAGCAAAAGATTACAGATCATTGTACAGAGATGATGAAAATGTAGTACACacagttaaaaaatgaaatatatgcatacagatatagatatagatgtagatatacgtatatgtatgtatgtaaacagaagagagaaagagaggatATACCTAACAAGAAGGTGGAGGAGATATAGCGTTTGAGGGAGAGTGTCAGGGCGAGAAAATATGAAGCAGCGGCAATATATGGTGAaattttagtgtgtgtgtgtttgtgggAGGTTCTAGAAGGGTTTTGTTAGATGGACGGTGAAGATTTGTTTTTGAttaacaaaaggaaaaaaaaaaagggtgaaATGGAAAGAAAGATTTTTACTACCAatcaaatctttttattttaagtagGGATTTTGGTCATGAATTTTCCATATGTTAAtttgcatttttgttttttttggaaGCGTGTAAATCcatattttagtttaataatttttatcataAACGTATTAATTATTTACGAATGCCAAGAGGTTATACATTATTTAATTTGGTCCACGATAGATGGTTTTCCCGACAAGTGGTTCGATTAATTAAACCCCTTCAAAAAGAAAACCTCGTTGTTAAAAATTTAACTCAAGACCCtaaatctatataattattaaacagTGAAAATCCGAATGATTTTAGAGGGTCTAAAAACTAaaacctattttataaaattgtcaCATAGGATTATAATTTATGTGGCATCTTCTTACTTTATCtgattatatttatcttatttattcatatttaaggaaaatattacaatgaaaactttaaataatttttaagttCGGCAATCTATATTGTCTTTGCCATAAATATgccaaaaaaatttagtttcatATTTTATCATCTTATTTCAAATCTTTCttgaataataacaaaatatttaattatttatttgatttacaACATGACGAGGTATTCAAGCACAAGCCATCTCTTTGGCAAATACATACCATCATGACttatttcatcatttaataaacattaaattaaatatactaTTGTGGtatctattttcttttcattctgAATAAATCTTAAATCTCCCTTCAACAAAAATTTTTTTAGGCCTCTTATATTATTTTCTAATGACAGACCTATTCTCTGTACTATCAATAGGATCAATTATAACAAGTCACAGTATAGCTTTTGTGGATTTGTCAATGTTTGGTTATCAACATAATAGTGATAACTGATGATATTGTTGACATTTTGATTAAAGATACGTTTCATAGTTAGTTtatgttgatgttgatgataagatataatataaattaagtcaAAATAATAGTGATTCTTAATGAGATGTTAGAagagtgcccgcgcgttgcagtaGCAACGGTTTATAACGTGTGAGATGCCATAATGGTAGTACAAGCTATTTAGGTTACTTTCATGAAATGTGATGATGATGCGTCTAACCGTGGTTATCATTCTAAATATAAGTCAAGGATTGGATGCTAAAAGTAATTaggtgaaaaaattgacaattttaaatatatttgttagggTTATTTAGAGGTAGTTTGGAGATATCGAAAAAAGTactgaatttcttaaaataggaaggccaatttgttttataagggattattgatatgtttcatttttattttatgtaaatattgGTGATAAAATGTAATATAATGTAATTCAAAGTAATACTGATCTAGGAATTGAACATGAACTACATATCaatatttacataataataaacttatagaATAATTCATTAAACAGTTATTGAGAAcctaaatatgtatatataactttttttcccAAACAGACCTTTTCTAtgtattaaacaatttttttaattgtcgcACATTGTGCGGGTAAGATACCTAGTTTCAAATAAAATCGTTCCTAGACTCACCCTGTATACATCATTGACCAACCTAATTGGTTTTTAAGTTTGATAAGcctaaaaaaaagtattaaaattataatgaaTAATATATTTCTTAACGTCTTTTAGTTAGATAAAATGAACATAATCATCAAATGATGCTAACTCAGCTCTTTCTAGTTTTTTCCCAAAGACTTTTTAGAGtaaatatgtgatttttttttccatatataatgGATAGGAGTGTTATGCTTGTATGGTCTGGTATACTGTAAAAATGTATTTCAATTTTGACtgataaaaagatgaacataatCAAAATAAGATAgcattttactatttatttaataaaaaaatcaataaaacttTTTAGAGTTTTAAAATTATTACAAACTGTTATCTCTTAAAATTCCTAAGAAATTTAATAAATCATATATTTCAAATAggtaattaaataaaacttaagtATGTGTTAAAAtctataatcttttataaagtatattgaattattttattttagaaaattcaacatctttttatacccaaaatacccctatttcCTAATCATAATTCCCCTGTACACCTAATCTATACGTTTATACTATCTGATAAAAAAACAATTCtctctttaaatgttacattcagaaattatcaaaaataacattaatgattaactTATACTACCAGACATTTATCTTTAAATGattaaatatcttcattaaccttttttatcaattactttttacatcaattatctacactacttgatgtcgcctccaccaccaacagttgctcccaccaccacaccgtcaccgtcacgaccaccgccacATTGTGCGGGCACTGTGCTagtgtttttaaaataatttattaaaatataactgAATGTAAGTTAATCATTTtccacttttataaaataacttttaatatgaaaaagaaaCGGAAAGAAAAAGGAATCTATAAAACTCTCTAAAGCTTGAATTATTATGAACTAGATTGATAGTTGCACAACGCGGAGGTGATGGCGGTAACGGTCGTTGGTGATTATagtggtgtggttattaatgtaaaggtaattgatgtaaataagGCTAGTGTAGATATATTAAGATTTAGGActtgtatgttgtaaataatttttttaagaaccttatagatatattaagtaaaaatatttaaactattaaataaaatagagGGGTAGTTTGGGTAGATAGAGGTTGAAAAATCTTTTGGGGGTATTTTGATAGATGTAGTGTGGGGATTGAAAAAGTGTTGAAAGTCAAGGGATTTGGGGTTTTTCaaagatgaaaattttaaagGATGAagagtaatttgttttataaagtgtaaaggttttgatttgatttgggATTAAAAAACTTAAGTCTATTCACAGTCCAAAATCATTGGGACTTCAAATTCGAACCTAAGATGCGTACGTAATagtgaaaaaataaagaaggaaaagaaaagtaCTCGTAACATGTTAAATTACAtcgtaaatattaaataaaaacaaatatatttttagttggaaaAATCGTTACATGTAAAAGCAACATTGTCAAACTTAATAATACAttcgtcccaatttaaatgtcataatttgatattttaagtCGTCCTTGTTTATCTATGGCCGTAATatgtttgtttgtgtttataTAATACTTAACGTAAAGTATAAGAATGGTTgtattttaggagtattttacATTGATATAAAtctcatatattattataaagtataaacaaaaatatttgtcaccaaagttgcaaaaaaaaaatttagaaagtCAATTTAAGACATTTTGATTGAAACGAATGTATTAAATTTTCAATGTCGTTGTCACTCTCTCATCATACAAAATTATGAGACCGGTTACCTTTTTGTCCATAATAactagtccaactggtcagaggAATCCTAGGTTTTACCTAAGGtattgagttcgatccttatgATTACAAGTCTTAGGGGTTtttcctctgaatacttgtaacggcccatgatcaacatctcgttgtctagggtacgtgcaaggcttcaccattatacggtgagatttTCCTAATGTCGCATatcgactgaatgttcgaaaaaaagaCCAGTTACCTCTTTAATACTTTTTTCTTAGTGAATTTGGATTTAACattattgtttttttcacatatcagatttcgttttcaattttaattatatgAGAAACTCGTTCTTAAAAAAACATAGTCTTTACTTTTGAAAGTACTTTTGGATAAATTCAAAAACTTAATTCTCAAGTCtcttcttaaaataaaaataaaattactagtatatgtatatcaacCAGCTTGAAATAcacattttgatatttataaaatctttGTATGGGGCttgtacctttatttttattttatataaaacaagctACTCATTCCTTGTTTAAGCAGTTCAAGTTTTACAATAACCATATTACTCTCTTATTTATTCGACTAATTTTAACATCTTCACCTAATTTATACTTATAATACGCTTagtgaaataatttacaacataaatcctcAAACtcttaaataaacatattaaccattttatatcaattaattttacattcacCATCACACTGTCACCAGTGGCGGTACCACATGCAGAGACGGAGCCAGGAAATTTTTTGCGATGAggcaattttaaaagttgtttgttATAGTTATAAGAGTCGTATCCGagagtgaaaaaaaaatgggCCCTAGCTCgaaaatagaaaatggaccatcaaaagaatttgttatctACACCGGGTCAaacatcatatttaaaaatactagtttttttaataaataatgaccacATGTATCGAAcaaggtcttattaaatgaaaacgtattcaatcatataatacAAGAATCCCAAAAACTATACGAGTACTTCTTTTGATATAATTAGcttctatataatatatatatatatattttctttacattatgataattataattaattgtttgtgataaatatagataataacttgaaagaaaataaatttttataaacagTTCCTCTATAatgtattacatatttacatacccaaacaacgaaagttttttcttaaactataattcattctttctattaaaaatcaaaacaactcgagtttttttaatctttcaatgaaaaaatatatcttaaaattaatGCTCGATGACCAATGACATccaaaataataagtttatgatAAGTTGACAACAAAGGtatcatttgtatttattttctaCTTACTCTTTCttacttttagaaaaaatttacaaatatattatttaaattttgaaaaattacattgtactaaaattgAAGTGGGGACAGCTGATCCCACTGCCCTCAAGCTGCAACCACCCCTGACCACAttggggggtggggggggggggcaatTAAGCAAATGTCTctctcaaaatttaaattttgtcatgtattttgaAATTTGCAtcgatttaaaaaaattgttataggtttttaacattttgcccccttttatatttatttttcctggatttttaaattttgccttctttaaaaaaatttatggtaGCACCTCtgaccgtcaccaccaccaacgcATCCGCTGCTCATCATCACCGCCACTACTACCATTGTTGCACTACCCCATCGCCGTCTCATATTCTGAGCATACGTGATAAAATAACACGTTTTCTTTTAACTTcatactcgtattaattaatctgataaaacatatatttgtgAACAAACCCGGCCCGTAGTGTTGGATTCAAAAGTGTAACGTCCATACACATAAATGAGTCGAACTAGAACCATTATTTTGTGAACAACCCCGGCCCATAGTGTTAGGTGAATAGGTTCAAAATCTCTGCTCACATAGTGTTGCGGTGTTGCCTGTGTTGCAAATGTTGGACTAACACAAACCGTTCTAGTCAATCCATGCTTTAAAATGTTTCAAATATTGTACTAAAATAATAGCGATTTTACCAACTATAGCGATTAGCGGTTAAcgagtaaaaaataaaatgattttttgtaGCTTACCATTTACTCTATTAGttaacttgtaaatattttattttattcttatatagcacggtacccgcacaatgcgacaATTTCATGGCGGCAACGGTGTGGTGGTAGGGACGACTGTTGTTTGTTGGCGGTGGAGGCGGTGTCgaatggtgtagataattgacgtaaaagtaattgatgcacatgattaatagagatattttaaaagataaaagactgatagtgtaatttagtcattaaggatattttagacatttttattaatttaacttcACCATGCAtgagaacatttttttttatagtatagTACAAATAGGAGAATATACTATActggaatttttattttttttcttgaaagacAGCAATGAATAAATGACTAAAAGTCTTACGTGGATGCGACCACATTACTACGCCAGTTCGACTCTAGCCATATCCTAAAAGGTTTTCTTCCTATGTGTTAGGTGGCTTTGCTCTCCTTGTGTTAGGTAGAAACCATATTGTGAAAACCTCTTGACCCAGTTTGGAAATATTTGTtcgatttattttttattacatttcTTTAAATTGTGCAAAACTTACTAAGGGCAGGCCTGGCAGAACCCAATAgttggttttgatttttaatcactTCCTGAAATCATTCATTAACGGCCCAACTTAAGCCCAAATATCAGCCCTAAAGTTCAGTTTACTTTTGAGAAAAGATAATTGATGCTTTTTATGAATCCTAATTTTAtgacatttaaaaataaagtttctttttttttatattaatggtAATTAACATAGctaagtttgatttatttatgtttttaattaattaacctacATGAATATaaaccataatttatttattttatttttacataaagaaataaaagttctaTTTTGCTAGAATTGAAgtctatttttattaaaagtacgTACGTCTATGAGTATTATTGTTAACGAAGTTTGTAAccattttctttaataatagtaatatagaatatatatatagagggttGGGAGTATGTGGTTGTTATGTACCTAACTTAAGTATAGAAAACCTcacattatgtttttttttaatccataaaatacaTAGAGACCcattatttattcaaaatattaaaaaattaataagtgAGTGGTTCTATACCTAACTTAGGTGCATGACAACCACACACtcacttttcctatatatatatatatatatatatataaagtttacgCACCCCTctcaaaatagaaatagttactcacatgtcacatacgaaattactaaattgccccttaataaaaaaccactatgaaaaaagttttataaattaccaactttgcacttaatgaattaatttacaccataaacccttattttaatacttaacactttaaacccttatcttctaaacttttcactatcacaattacatcaacctacaccacttgacacaaccaccactaccaacagtaccatcaccgccaccactagaccgtcctctacaccaccgccgccacattgcgcaggtaccatgctcgtgtatatatatatatatatatatggtaactttCCAACGAAAAAAACTTtgaaataagaacggtgaaaacaaGGGATAAATTTGGAATAA is drawn from Erigeron canadensis isolate Cc75 chromosome 9, C_canadensis_v1, whole genome shotgun sequence and contains these coding sequences:
- the LOC122582858 gene encoding ADP,ATP carrier protein 2, mitochondrial-like: MADQKQTCYDAFQRPIASQKQFAYGNHSNAAFQFPVSQSLVATNVSPVFVQAPSEKGLTGFATDFLMGGVSAAVSKTAAAPIERVKLLIQNQDEMLKAGRLSEPYKGIVNCFSRTIKDEGVMSLWRGNTANVIRYFPTQALNFAFKDYFKSLFNFKKDRDGYWKWFAGNLASGGAAGASSLLFVYSLDYARTRLANDAKAAKKGGERQFNGLVDVYKKTLATDGIAGLYRGFNISCVGIIVYRGLYFGLYDSLKPVVLTGSLQDNFLASFGLGWLITNGAGLASYPIDTVRRRMMMTSGEAVKYKSSFDAFSQIVKKEGARSLFKGAGANILRAVAGAGVLAGYDKLQVLVFGKKYGSGGA